In the genome of Gemmatimonadaceae bacterium, one region contains:
- the queA gene encoding tRNA preQ1(34) S-adenosylmethionine ribosyltransferase-isomerase QueA yields MPAGDLTSDYDFELPHDLIAQRPLERRDASRLMVVDRASGDIQHKTFADVASLIAPIDVVVVNRSRVIRARLLGARASGAPAEILLLKPLGDARYEAMVSPGGKLKPGRRVTIAPGFEAEILEVTERRTRIVRLESDEPLDDAIERHGHVPLPPYIERPDAAEDAERYQTVFAREKGSVAAPTAGLHFTPELLASLERRGVATAEILLHVGAGTFKPVEVEDPAAHVMHEEWYRVTADAARAINERRAAGGRAWAVGTTTVRTLETVAGDDDRIRDGAGETRIFIRPGHRFRAVDRMVTNFHLPRSTLIMLVAAFAGYELTMRAYREAVAARYRFYSYGDAMAII; encoded by the coding sequence ATGCCCGCAGGCGATCTCACCTCCGATTACGACTTCGAGCTTCCGCACGATCTCATCGCCCAGCGCCCGCTCGAGCGGCGCGATGCGAGTCGGTTGATGGTCGTCGATCGCGCGTCCGGCGACATCCAGCACAAGACGTTCGCCGACGTCGCCAGCCTCATCGCGCCGATCGACGTCGTGGTCGTGAACCGCTCGCGCGTGATTCGCGCGCGCTTGCTCGGGGCGCGCGCGTCGGGTGCTCCGGCGGAGATCCTCCTTCTCAAACCGCTCGGCGACGCGCGCTACGAGGCGATGGTTTCGCCCGGCGGAAAGCTCAAGCCGGGCCGCCGCGTGACGATCGCGCCGGGGTTCGAGGCGGAGATTCTCGAAGTGACGGAACGCCGCACGCGCATCGTCCGCCTCGAGAGCGACGAGCCGCTCGATGACGCGATCGAGCGCCACGGGCACGTGCCGCTTCCACCGTACATCGAGCGGCCCGACGCGGCCGAAGACGCGGAGCGCTACCAGACGGTGTTCGCGCGAGAGAAAGGCTCCGTCGCCGCGCCGACGGCGGGATTGCATTTCACTCCCGAGCTGCTGGCGTCGCTCGAGCGTCGCGGCGTCGCGACGGCGGAGATCCTCCTTCACGTCGGCGCCGGCACGTTCAAGCCCGTCGAGGTGGAGGATCCGGCCGCGCACGTCATGCACGAAGAGTGGTATCGCGTGACGGCGGACGCGGCTCGCGCGATCAACGAGCGCCGCGCGGCGGGCGGCCGCGCGTGGGCCGTCGGCACGACCACGGTGCGCACGCTCGAGACGGTCGCGGGGGACGACGACCGGATCCGCGACGGCGCGGGCGAGACGCGGATCTTCATTCGCCCCGGACATCGCTTTCGCGCCGTCGACCGAATGGTGACCAACTTTCACCTGCCCCGCTCGACGCTGATCATGCTCGTCGCCGCGTTCGCCGGCTACGAGCTGACGATGCGGGCGTACCGGGAAGCGGTCGCGGCGCGATACCGGTTCTATTCCTACGGCGACGCGATGGCGATCATCTAG
- a CDS encoding aminotransferase class I/II-fold pyridoxal phosphate-dependent enzyme, which yields MLAARRTSTFTESVIREMTRIAAMHNAVNLAQGFPDFAMPEAMKAAACTAINGDINQYAVTWGAPVLRQAIAEKYRRFYDMEVDPDRDVTVTCGATEAMASVFMALMDSGDEVIIPEPFYENYGPDAILAGAKPVFVPMERPDWTFDPDRLRKAFTSRTKAIIVNTPHNPTGRVLTRDEMSLIANLCVEHDAWAITDAPYEHMIYKGHHHEIATWPGMRERTITISSLSKTYSCTGWRIGWIIAPPEQTGPIRKVHDFLTVGAPAPLQAAAAVGFAFGPDYYNEFSAHYKQRRDFLCGVLREQGFEFATPEGAYFVLADFSKISDLDDVTFAKWMTAEIGVATVPGSSFYSNKEDGRPFTRFAFCKKQSTLDDAAERLSRLRATV from the coding sequence GTGCTCGCAGCTCGACGAACCTCGACGTTCACCGAATCCGTGATCCGCGAGATGACGCGGATCGCCGCCATGCACAACGCCGTGAACCTGGCGCAGGGATTTCCCGATTTCGCGATGCCCGAGGCGATGAAAGCCGCGGCGTGTACCGCGATCAACGGCGACATCAACCAGTACGCGGTCACGTGGGGCGCGCCGGTTCTGCGACAAGCGATCGCCGAGAAGTATCGCCGGTTCTACGACATGGAAGTCGATCCCGACCGCGACGTGACGGTGACGTGCGGCGCGACGGAAGCGATGGCCTCGGTGTTCATGGCGCTCATGGATTCCGGCGACGAGGTGATCATTCCCGAGCCGTTCTACGAGAATTATGGGCCGGATGCCATACTCGCCGGAGCCAAGCCGGTGTTCGTGCCGATGGAACGGCCGGACTGGACGTTCGATCCGGATCGCCTGCGAAAGGCGTTCACCTCGCGCACGAAGGCGATCATCGTCAACACCCCGCACAACCCAACGGGCCGCGTGCTGACGCGCGACGAAATGTCGCTGATCGCGAACTTGTGCGTCGAGCACGACGCGTGGGCGATCACCGACGCGCCCTACGAGCACATGATCTACAAGGGCCATCACCACGAGATCGCGACCTGGCCCGGCATGCGCGAGCGCACGATCACGATCTCGTCGCTCTCGAAGACCTACAGCTGCACCGGCTGGCGCATCGGCTGGATCATCGCGCCTCCTGAACAGACTGGTCCCATCCGCAAGGTGCACGACTTCCTCACCGTCGGCGCGCCCGCTCCACTCCAAGCCGCCGCCGCCGTCGGATTCGCGTTCGGGCCCGACTACTACAACGAGTTCTCCGCGCACTACAAGCAGCGCCGCGATTTCTTGTGCGGCGTCCTCCGCGAGCAAGGCTTCGAGTTCGCGACCCCCGAAGGCGCCTATTTCGTCCTCGCCGATTTCTCGAAGATCAGCGACCTCGACGACGTGACGTTCGCCAAGTGGATGACGGCCGAAATCGGTGTCGCCACGGTGCCCGGCTCGAGCTTCTACTCGAACAAAGAAGACGGCCGCCCCTTCACCCGCTTCGCGTTCTGTAAGAAGCAGTCGACGCTGGACGATGCGGCCGAGCGGTTGTCGCGGTTGCGGGCCACGGTTTAG
- a CDS encoding YebC/PmpR family DNA-binding transcriptional regulator codes for MAGHSKWKQIKHYKAAADAKRGALFTKLIREITMAAKIGGGDPGGNPRLRLAIDTARSNSMPKENIERAVKKGTGELEGVDYHEVTYEGFGPGGVALLIDAVTDNPTRTVAEVRSKMTRLGGNLGAPNSVAWMFEKKGQIYVDASTIGEDALMEAALDAGAEDVAREEERFLVSTTPHDFHSVQDKLKTAGVKIGEAELAMVPKTTVTIAGKDGDALLKLLETIEDLDDVQKVWANFDMDVTEMARSNE; via the coding sequence ATGGCCGGCCACAGTAAATGGAAGCAGATCAAGCACTACAAGGCGGCGGCCGACGCCAAGCGCGGCGCGCTGTTCACCAAGCTGATCCGCGAGATCACCATGGCCGCCAAAATCGGCGGCGGCGATCCCGGCGGTAATCCGCGGCTCCGTCTCGCGATCGACACCGCGCGATCGAACTCGATGCCGAAGGAAAACATCGAGCGCGCGGTCAAGAAGGGGACAGGCGAGCTGGAAGGCGTCGACTACCACGAAGTGACGTACGAGGGCTTCGGCCCGGGCGGGGTCGCGCTCCTCATCGACGCCGTGACCGACAACCCGACGCGCACGGTCGCCGAAGTTCGCAGCAAGATGACGCGACTCGGCGGCAACCTCGGCGCGCCGAACTCGGTGGCGTGGATGTTCGAGAAGAAGGGGCAGATCTACGTCGACGCGTCGACGATCGGCGAGGACGCGCTAATGGAAGCTGCTCTCGACGCCGGCGCCGAAGACGTCGCTCGCGAAGAGGAGCGATTCCTCGTCTCGACGACGCCGCACGACTTCCATTCGGTGCAGGACAAGCTCAAGACCGCCGGCGTCAAGATCGGCGAGGCCGAGTTGGCGATGGTTCCCAAGACGACCGTGACGATCGCCGGCAAGGACGGCGACGCGCTGCTCAAGCTGCTCGAGACGATCGAAGATCTCGACGACGTGCAGAAGGTCTGGGCGAACTTCGACATGGACGTGACCGAGATGGCGCGGAGTAACGAGTGA
- the ruvA gene encoding Holliday junction branch migration protein RuvA has translation MISHVSGTLVSKELDRVEIMTAGGVAYELAIPLNVYESLPRAGEPASLHTYLVVKEDGWQLYGFATAHERRVFQRVLDAKGVGPSLALGLLSTLTADRVVRALRDKDLATLQSVPRVGRKKAEQLILDLADKLDDLHVSAPGGGGPGRPGGGIPGAEDAVRALVSLGYSMPDAERAVKAALDDGGKPGETADLVRRSLGKIRG, from the coding sequence ATGATTTCGCACGTCAGCGGGACGCTCGTTTCGAAGGAATTGGATCGCGTCGAGATCATGACCGCCGGCGGCGTGGCGTACGAGTTGGCGATCCCGCTCAACGTCTACGAATCGCTGCCGCGCGCGGGCGAACCGGCGTCGCTGCATACGTATTTGGTGGTGAAAGAGGACGGCTGGCAGCTCTACGGCTTCGCCACCGCGCACGAGCGCCGCGTCTTTCAGCGGGTGCTCGATGCCAAGGGCGTGGGCCCTTCTCTGGCCCTCGGCCTGCTGTCGACGCTGACCGCCGACCGCGTCGTTCGAGCGTTGCGGGACAAGGACTTGGCAACGCTTCAGAGTGTGCCGCGCGTAGGGAGAAAGAAGGCCGAACAGCTCATCCTGGATCTCGCCGACAAGCTCGACGACCTGCATGTTTCCGCTCCCGGTGGGGGGGGGCCGGGCCGCCCCGGCGGCGGAATTCCCGGCGCCGAGGATGCCGTTCGCGCGCTCGTGTCGCTGGGCTATTCGATGCCTGACGCTGAGCGCGCGGTCAAGGCGGCGTTGGACGATGGTGGGAAGCCCGGCGAGACGGCCGATCTCGTTCGCCGATCGCTTGGCAAGATTCGAGGCTAA
- a CDS encoding DnaB-like helicase C-terminal domain-containing protein, translated as MTRTTDISPLSVLLSRVDAVADGAPPPSTVPTGFASLDKMLGGGLRRGDLVVIGGDTASGKSALALAFAIRMSLASARVLFLTGEMSAERVLERVIAIEARTKIDDLRQGTLDDMARANAGSVALRLRENLPIVDRPPTGGVGAIASMLDGLPFTEIVFVDSLSATASGDELLDEELARSVRDLKTLALERGLVVVTTATVRELGSRADRRPLLDDFGARGAIKEHADVVMTLFREHMYQPARDVEGATELLIRKNRNGPTGYVDLYFYAQWMRFEDMLDPER; from the coding sequence ATGACGCGCACGACAGACATCTCGCCTCTTTCAGTCCTGCTCTCGCGCGTCGACGCCGTTGCCGACGGCGCGCCGCCGCCGTCGACCGTTCCCACCGGATTCGCGAGCCTCGACAAGATGCTCGGCGGCGGGCTGCGTCGCGGCGATCTCGTCGTGATCGGCGGCGACACGGCGAGCGGAAAGTCGGCGCTCGCGCTGGCGTTCGCCATCCGCATGTCGCTCGCGTCGGCGCGCGTGCTCTTTCTCACGGGTGAGATGTCCGCCGAGCGCGTGCTCGAGCGCGTGATCGCGATCGAGGCGCGCACGAAAATCGACGATCTGCGTCAGGGCACTCTCGACGACATGGCGCGCGCCAACGCGGGGTCCGTCGCGCTTCGGCTGCGAGAGAATCTGCCCATCGTGGATCGTCCGCCGACGGGCGGCGTCGGGGCGATCGCCTCGATGCTCGACGGATTGCCGTTCACCGAAATCGTCTTCGTCGACAGCCTGAGCGCGACGGCCTCCGGCGACGAGTTGCTCGACGAGGAGCTCGCGCGTTCGGTGCGCGACCTCAAGACGCTTGCGCTCGAACGCGGCCTCGTCGTCGTCACCACGGCCACGGTGCGCGAGCTCGGCTCACGCGCCGACCGGCGCCCGCTGCTCGACGATTTCGGCGCGCGCGGCGCGATCAAGGAACACGCCGACGTCGTGATGACGCTCTTCCGAGAGCACATGTATCAGCCCGCGCGCGACGTCGAGGGAGCGACCGAACTGCTCATCCGCAAGAACCGCAACGGACCCACCGGCTACGTCGACCTCTATTTCTACGCCCAGTGGATGCGGTTCGAGGACATGCTGGATCCGGAAAGGTGA
- the ruvC gene encoding crossover junction endodeoxyribonuclease RuvC: MIVLGIDPGTANTGYGVVQGGEDVRAVGHVSLIECGVIRTRPRDPLAMRLRDIYEGVVELIERHKPHALCVEDVFYAKNVRTTVVLGHARGVVLLAGSRANLDIREIPPAEIKKAVVGTGAATKEQVQFMITRMLRLKTAPQPSDAADGVAAAIAGLVAARLPVVGATGAIVPARRAPTRPVQLS, encoded by the coding sequence GTGATCGTTCTCGGCATCGATCCGGGCACCGCGAACACCGGCTACGGTGTCGTACAGGGAGGAGAAGACGTGCGGGCAGTTGGGCACGTCTCGCTCATAGAATGCGGCGTCATTCGCACCCGCCCGCGCGATCCTCTGGCGATGCGTCTCCGCGACATCTATGAAGGCGTCGTCGAGCTGATCGAGCGTCACAAGCCGCATGCGCTGTGCGTCGAGGACGTGTTCTACGCCAAGAATGTGCGGACGACGGTCGTACTGGGGCACGCTCGCGGCGTCGTGCTCCTCGCCGGCAGCCGAGCGAATCTCGACATTCGGGAGATTCCACCCGCCGAGATCAAGAAGGCCGTCGTGGGAACGGGCGCGGCGACCAAAGAACAAGTGCAGTTCATGATCACCCGCATGTTGCGATTGAAGACGGCGCCGCAGCCAAGTGACGCGGCCGACGGCGTCGCGGCGGCGATCGCCGGACTGGTCGCCGCACGCCTCCCCGTAGTCGGCGCAACGGGAGCGATCGTGCCCGCGCGCCGCGCTCCGACGCGCCCTGTTCAGCTTTCATGA
- the ruvB gene encoding Holliday junction branch migration DNA helicase RuvB → MSRAEITTPEVLVDESVVELSLRPQRLSEFIGQDKVKDALRIYIDAAMQRREPLDHTLFFGPPGLGKTTLAELIARELGVNIHTSSGPALEKPGDLVSTLTNLRRGDILFIDEIHRLRPIIEEFLYPAMEDYKIEIRLGDGPKANTVTMDIEQFTLVGATTRLGMLTAPMRARFGIEQRLNFYPSEDLELIVQRTADVLKVDVDPAGAAEIARRARGTPRVANRLLRRVRDFAQVRGNGVVSKPIADQALSMLDVDAFGLDDMDTRILRTIIEKFDGGPVGLKTIAVSIGEDENTIEEVYEPFLVQHGFLQRTPRGRTATRAAYEHFGIVAPGSNGQPTLF, encoded by the coding sequence ATGTCGCGCGCCGAGATCACCACGCCTGAGGTTCTCGTCGACGAATCCGTCGTCGAGCTGTCGCTGCGGCCGCAGCGGCTGTCGGAGTTCATCGGGCAGGACAAGGTGAAGGACGCGCTGCGGATTTACATCGACGCGGCGATGCAGAGGCGAGAGCCGCTCGATCACACGCTCTTTTTCGGCCCGCCCGGACTCGGCAAGACGACGCTCGCCGAGCTGATCGCGCGGGAGCTGGGCGTGAACATCCATACGAGCTCCGGACCGGCGCTCGAGAAGCCCGGCGATCTCGTGTCGACGCTGACGAATCTGCGGCGCGGCGACATCCTGTTCATCGACGAGATCCATCGGCTGCGTCCGATCATCGAGGAGTTTCTCTATCCGGCGATGGAGGACTACAAGATCGAGATTCGTTTGGGCGACGGACCGAAGGCGAACACGGTGACGATGGACATCGAGCAGTTCACGCTCGTCGGCGCGACGACGCGGCTCGGGATGCTCACGGCCCCGATGCGCGCGCGGTTCGGGATCGAGCAGCGGTTGAACTTCTACCCGTCCGAGGACCTCGAGTTGATCGTGCAGCGTACGGCCGACGTGCTGAAGGTCGACGTCGATCCGGCGGGTGCGGCCGAGATCGCGCGGCGGGCCCGCGGCACGCCACGCGTCGCCAACCGTTTGCTGCGACGAGTTCGAGATTTCGCGCAGGTCCGAGGCAACGGTGTGGTGAGCAAGCCGATCGCCGACCAGGCGCTCTCCATGCTCGACGTCGACGCGTTCGGGCTCGACGACATGGACACGCGAATCCTTCGCACGATCATCGAGAAGTTCGACGGCGGCCCGGTGGGGCTGAAGACGATCGCCGTCTCGATCGGCGAAGACGAGAACACGATCGAGGAAGTGTACGAGCCCTTTCTCGTGCAACACGGCTTTCTTCAACGGACGCCGCGCGGACGCACGGCGACGCGGGCGGCGTACGAACACTTCGGGATCGTGGCGCCCGGATCGAATGGGCAGCCGACACTCTTCTGA